One region of Armatimonadota bacterium genomic DNA includes:
- the aroA gene encoding 3-phosphoshikimate 1-carboxyvinyltransferase, producing MTSSTLIVRGASDALHGAVSVPGDKSISHRALLLGAIARGETTIAGLLAAEDIAATAGCLRAMGVDIGPLDAPVVTVRGVGLRGLAAPAGELHCGNSGTTMRLLLGVLAGQGFAARLSGDESLSRRPMDRIAAPLGRMGAQVSGRTDRCLPPVEVRGGRLRAIRYDSPVASAQVKSAVLLAGLYVEGETAVSEPFQSRDHTERMLEAFGARVARAGLTAAVRGGELAGCAIAVPGDISSAAFPLAAGLARAGSQVTIAGVGVNPTRAGMLEALQAMGADVVVSAAETRGGEPIAALTARGSRLRGADIEAELVPRLIDELPVLCALAATARGTTRISGAQELRVKESDRLEAMATELGKLGADIEEHADGLTIRGVECLRAAEVNGRGDHRVAMALCVAALAAPGETVISGAAGIATSFPGFVTVMRALGADVRGG from the coding sequence GTGACCTCTTCCACGCTCATCGTCCGCGGCGCGAGCGACGCGCTCCACGGAGCCGTTTCGGTTCCGGGGGACAAGTCCATCTCCCATCGCGCGCTGCTGCTGGGGGCGATCGCGCGCGGCGAGACCACCATCGCCGGCCTCTTAGCGGCGGAGGACATCGCCGCCACCGCCGGCTGCCTGCGCGCGATGGGGGTTGACATCGGGCCGCTCGACGCGCCCGTGGTCACCGTGCGCGGGGTCGGTCTGCGCGGGCTTGCCGCTCCCGCGGGGGAGCTTCACTGCGGCAACTCCGGCACCACCATGCGCCTGCTGCTGGGTGTGCTCGCGGGCCAGGGCTTCGCTGCGCGGCTGAGCGGCGACGAGTCGCTGTCGCGGAGGCCGATGGACCGCATCGCCGCGCCGCTGGGGCGGATGGGAGCGCAGGTGTCCGGGCGCACCGACCGCTGCCTGCCCCCGGTCGAGGTGCGCGGGGGAAGACTGCGCGCGATTCGCTACGACAGCCCGGTGGCCAGCGCCCAGGTCAAGTCGGCGGTGCTGCTGGCGGGGCTGTACGTGGAGGGCGAGACCGCGGTGAGCGAGCCCTTCCAGTCGCGCGATCACACCGAGCGCATGTTGGAGGCCTTCGGCGCCCGCGTGGCGCGCGCCGGCCTGACCGCGGCCGTGCGCGGCGGGGAGCTTGCGGGGTGCGCGATTGCGGTGCCGGGCGACATCTCGTCGGCAGCCTTTCCGCTGGCGGCGGGGCTGGCGAGGGCGGGCTCGCAGGTGACAATCGCCGGCGTGGGCGTCAACCCCACGCGCGCGGGCATGCTCGAAGCCCTGCAGGCGATGGGCGCCGACGTGGTGGTGAGCGCAGCGGAGACGCGCGGCGGGGAACCGATTGCCGCGCTGACGGCGCGGGGGTCACGGCTGCGGGGGGCCGACATCGAGGCGGAGCTGGTGCCGCGGCTGATAGACGAGCTGCCGGTGCTGTGCGCGCTGGCGGCGACGGCGCGGGGAACCACGCGCATCAGCGGCGCCCAGGAGCTGCGGGTCAAGGAGTCGGACCGCCTGGAGGCGATGGCGACCGAGCTGGGCAAGCTGGGCGCCGATATCGAGGAGCACGCCGACGGCCTGACCATTCGCGGCGTGGAATGCCTGCGCGCCGCCGAGGTCAACGGCCGCGGCGACCACCGGGTGGCGATGGCCTTGTGCGTGGCGGCGCTGGCGGCGCCGGGGGAGACCGTCATCAGTGGGGCCGCGGGCATCGCGACCTCCTTTCCCGGGTTCGTGACGGTGATGCGCGCGCTGGGCGCGGATGTGCGCGGGGGGTGA
- a CDS encoding Trm112 family protein, with protein sequence MDAELLEILACPECKASVEQEPERLVCTACGRRYPIRDGIPIMLVEEAEPPASGWKPKQK encoded by the coding sequence ATGGATGCGGAGTTGTTGGAGATACTGGCTTGCCCCGAGTGCAAGGCCTCGGTGGAGCAGGAACCCGAGCGGCTGGTGTGCACGGCGTGCGGCCGGCGCTATCCCATCCGCGACGGCATACCGATCATGCTGGTGGAGGAGGCGGAGCCGCCGGCGTCGGGGTGGAAGCCGAAGCAGAAGTGA
- a CDS encoding acyl-CoA dehydratase activase, which produces MSVSPSPQSEGLDLGVDLGSVSVKAALLDAAGNIVEHHYRRHHGQPLRAARDLLADLLERTPADRIGVVAVTGAGGKLLAEVLEAHLVNEVVAQAAAAAALHPDARTIIEIGGEDSKLLFLKPDEGGAEPVLSLSKGVPPANDFAAETAAPPIAVADFAMNTICAAGTGSFLDQQAHRLGLSIEQFGELALKSEHPPRLAGRCSVFAKSDMIHLQQKATPSHDIVAGLCFAMARNFKSTVGSARTLEPPVYFHGGVAANPGIVRAFHEVLALGADDLRVPERFAVMGAIGAVFAARRQGVAAGGWAGLERLNAFLDTRGERPAAATMEALGPALGMVTYHQAEMAAPPAPGARACPEGNRRVPAYLGVDVGSISTNLVVLDAQRRVLAKRYLMTAGAPIEAVRRGLREIGEEVGDCVDIRGASTTGSGRYLIGDFIGADVVKNEITAQARGAVAADPRVDTIFEIGGQDSKYISLDGGAIVDFEMNKVCAAGTGSFLEEQAEKLGISIKQQFEELALAAAAPANLGERCTVFMESELVRHQQAGIPTDDLVAGLSYSIVHNYLNRVVAGKRVGDHIFFQGGVAYNQGVAAAFARVTGKHITVPAHHEVTGAIGCALLAMEADAGVGSKFKGFDLSERSYEVRSFECKDCPNRCEVNVVTVAGERARFYGSRCEKYDVERRSGRGDELPDLFAERTELLLNAYQPKAELPANAPRVGVPRSLLFHELFPLWHAFFTELGCRVVTSEATNKRIIHRGAEGSVVETCFPMKVALGHVMDLLDQDLDYLFLPSVINLPRPEDGVTDSFVCPYIQSFPYTVKSAVNPEAAGVKLLAPVLYMYLGADHLLRVLGGMAARYLGKGREAIMGALNAGLVAWDNFQDACRRRGEEILADLAPDDKAVVIISRSYNGCDPGANLELPRKLRDLGILPVPMDFLPLETVQLAAEWPNMYWRYGQKILAAAELVANDPRLTSVYLTNFGCGPDSFITRFFRQRMGDKPYLQIEVDEHSADAGMITRCEAFLDSIAAADGRELATGARLRTLTITPGSKRTLLVPYMSDHAFGLAAAMEASGMSARVMAESDAETLFWGRQHTSGKECYPCIVTTGDMVKYAMRPDFDRDRYAFFMGGSGGPCRFGQYSALQRMVLDDIGYADVPIYAPNQAASFYNDMGMLGRKFLRAAWQAIVAVDLLSKALHETRPYEVEPGATRSASSGQAERVYRHYLECVCEAVRGDRPLPPVLAQARRAFETVAVDRSQPRPVIGVVGEIFVRANRFSNNHLVEQVEALGGEVWMAPVYEWFLYRNFRRAMRSWLDNDLKLWTTNLVKDWVMRHDEHALVRSFHGYLRNADEPPTRDVLGLSGPYLHRSFEGEAVLTVGKALDFVRKGAAGIISTMPFTCMPGTIAHAVIKRVKDEEGGFPFLNLVYDGTEQASEDTRIEAFMYQAREYARRTGGVKAGR; this is translated from the coding sequence GTGAGCGTTAGCCCTTCGCCGCAATCCGAGGGATTGGACCTCGGCGTTGATCTCGGCTCGGTGAGCGTCAAGGCAGCCCTGCTCGACGCCGCCGGCAACATCGTCGAACACCACTATCGCCGCCACCACGGGCAACCCCTGCGCGCCGCCCGCGACCTGCTGGCGGACCTGCTGGAGCGCACGCCCGCCGACCGCATCGGCGTGGTCGCGGTCACCGGCGCCGGCGGCAAGCTGCTGGCGGAGGTGCTGGAGGCCCATCTCGTCAACGAGGTCGTGGCCCAGGCGGCGGCCGCCGCCGCGCTGCACCCAGACGCCCGCACCATCATCGAGATCGGCGGCGAGGACTCGAAGCTGCTGTTCCTCAAGCCCGACGAGGGTGGGGCAGAGCCTGTCCTGAGCTTGTCGAAGGGCGTCCCGCCTGCCAATGACTTCGCAGCCGAGACGGCTGCGCCACCTATCGCCGTGGCCGATTTCGCCATGAACACCATCTGCGCCGCCGGCACGGGATCGTTCCTGGATCAGCAGGCCCACCGCCTGGGGCTGTCCATCGAGCAGTTCGGCGAGCTCGCCCTCAAGTCCGAGCATCCCCCGCGGCTGGCCGGCCGCTGCAGCGTCTTCGCCAAGTCCGACATGATCCACCTCCAGCAGAAGGCCACGCCGTCGCATGACATCGTCGCCGGGCTGTGCTTCGCCATGGCGCGCAACTTCAAGAGCACCGTCGGCTCCGCCCGCACCCTCGAACCGCCGGTCTATTTCCACGGGGGGGTGGCCGCCAACCCCGGCATCGTGCGCGCCTTCCACGAGGTGCTGGCGCTGGGGGCGGATGACCTGCGCGTGCCCGAGCGCTTCGCGGTCATGGGCGCCATCGGCGCGGTCTTCGCCGCGCGCCGGCAGGGGGTCGCCGCGGGTGGCTGGGCGGGGCTGGAGCGCCTCAACGCCTTCCTCGACACCCGCGGGGAGCGCCCGGCGGCGGCGACCATGGAGGCCCTGGGGCCGGCGCTGGGGATGGTCACCTATCATCAGGCGGAGATGGCTGCGCCGCCCGCCCCCGGCGCGCGCGCTTGCCCTGAGGGAAATCGAAGGGTCCCCGCCTACCTGGGGGTGGACGTCGGCTCCATCAGCACCAACCTGGTGGTGCTCGACGCACAGCGGCGTGTGCTCGCCAAACGCTACCTGATGACGGCGGGCGCGCCCATCGAGGCGGTGCGCCGCGGCCTGCGCGAGATCGGGGAGGAGGTGGGCGATTGCGTTGACATTCGCGGCGCGTCCACCACCGGCTCCGGGCGCTACCTGATCGGCGACTTCATCGGCGCCGATGTCGTCAAGAATGAGATCACCGCCCAGGCGCGCGGCGCGGTCGCGGCCGACCCGCGAGTGGATACCATCTTCGAGATCGGCGGCCAGGACTCGAAGTACATCTCCCTCGACGGCGGCGCGATCGTGGACTTCGAGATGAACAAGGTCTGCGCCGCCGGCACCGGCTCGTTTCTCGAGGAGCAAGCGGAGAAGCTGGGCATCAGCATCAAGCAGCAGTTCGAAGAGTTGGCGCTGGCCGCCGCCGCCCCCGCCAACCTGGGCGAGCGCTGCACGGTCTTCATGGAATCGGAGCTGGTGCGCCACCAGCAGGCGGGCATCCCCACCGACGACCTGGTGGCGGGGCTGAGCTACTCCATCGTCCATAACTACCTCAACCGCGTGGTGGCGGGCAAGCGCGTGGGCGATCACATCTTCTTCCAGGGCGGGGTCGCCTACAACCAGGGAGTGGCCGCCGCCTTCGCCCGCGTCACCGGCAAGCACATCACCGTCCCCGCCCACCACGAGGTCACCGGCGCCATCGGCTGCGCGCTGCTGGCGATGGAGGCCGATGCCGGCGTTGGCAGCAAGTTCAAGGGCTTCGACCTGTCCGAGCGCAGCTACGAGGTGCGTTCCTTCGAGTGCAAGGACTGCCCCAACCGCTGCGAGGTCAACGTGGTGACGGTCGCGGGCGAGCGCGCGCGCTTCTACGGCAGCCGCTGCGAGAAGTACGACGTCGAGCGCCGCTCGGGGCGCGGCGACGAGCTGCCCGACCTCTTCGCCGAGCGCACCGAGCTGCTGCTCAACGCCTACCAACCGAAGGCGGAGCTGCCGGCGAACGCCCCCCGCGTCGGCGTCCCCCGCAGCCTGCTCTTCCACGAGCTGTTCCCGCTGTGGCACGCGTTCTTCACCGAGCTCGGCTGCCGCGTCGTCACCTCCGAAGCGACCAACAAGCGCATCATCCACCGCGGCGCCGAGGGCTCGGTGGTCGAGACCTGTTTCCCCATGAAGGTCGCCCTCGGCCACGTCATGGACCTGCTCGACCAGGACCTGGACTACCTGTTCCTGCCCAGCGTCATCAACCTCCCGCGCCCCGAGGACGGCGTCACCGACAGCTTTGTCTGCCCCTACATCCAGAGCTTCCCCTACACCGTCAAGTCGGCGGTCAACCCCGAGGCCGCCGGGGTGAAGCTGCTGGCGCCGGTGCTCTACATGTACCTCGGCGCCGACCACCTGCTGCGCGTGCTGGGGGGCATGGCCGCGCGGTACCTGGGCAAGGGCCGCGAGGCGATCATGGGCGCGCTCAACGCCGGGCTGGTCGCGTGGGACAACTTCCAGGACGCCTGCCGCCGGCGCGGGGAGGAGATCCTCGCCGACCTTGCGCCCGACGACAAGGCAGTGGTCATCATCAGCCGCTCCTACAACGGCTGCGATCCCGGCGCCAACCTCGAGCTGCCGCGCAAGCTGCGCGACCTCGGCATCCTGCCCGTGCCCATGGACTTCCTGCCGCTGGAGACGGTGCAGCTCGCCGCGGAGTGGCCCAACATGTACTGGCGCTACGGGCAGAAGATCCTCGCCGCCGCCGAGCTCGTCGCCAACGACCCGCGCTTGACCTCGGTCTATCTCACCAACTTCGGCTGCGGGCCGGACTCGTTCATCACGCGGTTTTTCCGCCAGCGCATGGGCGACAAGCCCTACCTGCAGATCGAGGTGGACGAGCACAGCGCCGACGCCGGCATGATCACCCGCTGCGAGGCCTTCCTCGACAGCATCGCCGCCGCCGACGGCCGCGAGCTGGCTACCGGCGCGCGCCTGCGCACCCTCACCATCACCCCCGGCTCCAAGCGCACCCTGCTCGTGCCCTACATGTCGGACCACGCCTTCGGGTTGGCGGCGGCGATGGAGGCCAGCGGCATGTCCGCCCGGGTCATGGCGGAGAGCGACGCCGAGACCCTGTTCTGGGGGCGCCAGCACACCTCGGGCAAGGAATGCTACCCCTGCATCGTCACCACCGGCGACATGGTCAAGTACGCGATGCGTCCCGATTTCGACCGCGACCGGTACGCGTTCTTCATGGGCGGCTCGGGCGGGCCCTGCCGCTTCGGCCAGTACAGCGCCCTGCAGCGCATGGTGCTCGACGACATCGGCTACGCCGACGTTCCCATCTACGCCCCCAACCAGGCCGCCAGCTTCTACAACGACATGGGGATGCTGGGGCGCAAGTTCCTGCGCGCGGCGTGGCAGGCCATCGTCGCCGTGGACCTGCTGTCCAAGGCACTGCATGAAACCCGCCCCTACGAAGTCGAGCCCGGCGCCACCCGTTCGGCAAGCTCAGGGCAGGCCGAGCGCGTTTATCGGCATTACCTGGAATGCGTCTGCGAGGCGGTGCGCGGCGACCGGCCGCTGCCGCCGGTGCTGGCGCAGGCGCGGCGCGCGTTCGAGACGGTGGCGGTGGACCGCTCCCAGCCGCGGCCGGTGATCGGGGTGGTGGGCGAGATCTTCGTGCGCGCCAACCGCTTCAGCAACAACCACCTGGTGGAGCAGGTCGAGGCGCTGGGGGGCGAGGTGTGGATGGCGCCGGTCTATGAGTGGTTCCTCTACCGCAACTTCCGCCGCGCGATGCGCAGTTGGCTCGACAACGACCTCAAGCTGTGGACCACCAACCTGGTCAAGGACTGGGTGATGCGCCACGACGAGCACGCGCTGGTGCGCTCCTTCCACGGGTATCTGCGCAACGCGGACGAGCCGCCGACGCGCGACGTGCTGGGGCTGAGCGGCCCTTACCTCCACCGCAGCTTCGAGGGGGAAGCGGTGCTGACCGTGGGCAAGGCGCTGGATTTCGTCCGCAAGGGCGCGGCCGGCATCATCAGCACCATGCCCTTCACCTGCATGCCGGGCACCATCGCCCACGCCGTCATCAAGCGCGTCAAGGACGAGGAGGGCGGCTTCCCCTTCCTCAACCTGGTCTATGACGGCACCGAGCAGGCCAGCGAAGATACCCGCATCGAGGCCTTCATGTACCAGGCGCGGGAATACGCACGGCGCACCGGCGGGGTGAAGGCAGGGCGCTGA
- a CDS encoding prephenate dehydrogenase/arogenate dehydrogenase family protein, producing MTDQAIDGPHPADPGDSETSNGEGEFLFDRAAVVGVGLIGGSVGMALRARELAGEVVAVARSDETLELALARGAADRATRDISEAVAGADLVVLAAPVSLIAEHLGLVAGVVDAECIITDVGSVKQPIVAAAERVLRRPGRFIGGHPLAGSERKGIAAARPDLLESAAWALTPTGVTDEETLDRVEDLVARLGARSLLLSPLEHDQLVARTSHLPHVVAAALVNVVAQRTRERADTLDVIGKGFRDTTRVAGGDASLWADIALANADALLDALGEMEQSLGRFAAALRSGNREELERLLADAQRTKESI from the coding sequence ATGACTGACCAGGCAATAGACGGCCCGCACCCCGCGGACCCGGGAGACTCGGAAACGAGCAACGGTGAGGGTGAGTTCCTGTTCGACCGGGCGGCGGTGGTCGGCGTGGGGCTCATAGGCGGGTCGGTGGGCATGGCCCTGCGCGCGCGCGAGCTGGCGGGTGAAGTGGTAGCTGTCGCTCGCAGTGACGAGACCCTCGAGCTGGCGCTGGCGCGAGGGGCCGCCGACCGCGCCACGCGCGATATCAGCGAGGCGGTGGCGGGCGCGGACCTGGTGGTGCTGGCGGCGCCGGTGTCCCTCATCGCCGAGCACCTGGGGCTGGTGGCGGGAGTAGTGGACGCCGAGTGCATCATCACCGATGTCGGCAGTGTCAAGCAGCCCATCGTCGCGGCGGCGGAGCGGGTGCTGCGTCGTCCCGGTCGCTTCATCGGCGGGCATCCTCTGGCCGGCTCCGAGCGTAAGGGCATCGCCGCCGCCCGCCCCGACCTGCTGGAGAGCGCCGCCTGGGCCTTGACCCCCACCGGCGTCACCGACGAGGAGACCCTCGACCGCGTCGAGGACCTGGTCGCGCGCCTGGGCGCGCGCTCGCTGCTGCTGTCGCCGCTGGAGCACGATCAGCTGGTGGCGCGCACCAGCCACCTGCCCCACGTCGTCGCCGCCGCCCTGGTCAACGTCGTCGCTCAGCGCACCCGCGAGCGCGCCGATACCCTCGACGTCATCGGCAAGGGCTTTCGCGACACCACCCGCGTCGCCGGCGGCGACGCCTCCCTGTGGGCCGACATCGCCCTCGCCAACGCCGACGCCCTGCTCGACGCCCTGGGCGAGATGGAGCAGTCCCTTGGGCGCTTCGCCGCCGCCCTGAGAAGCGGCAACCGCGAGGAGTTGGAGCGGTTGCTGGCCGACGCCCAGCGCACCAAGGAGAGCATCTGA